From Platichthys flesus chromosome 7, fPlaFle2.1, whole genome shotgun sequence:
CTATTTTGAATAGCACACAGATGTAACCTTGCCTTACAGTTGACCACTACCAAACGTTTCAGCATCCAAAAAAAGAGTCAATTTCCTCCAAGTCTGTATGGTTTTTCTTCTGAAGAGACACTTTCCTGCAAATATAAGTATCTCCATACCAAAACCTATACTAAAGTATAACCGTAGTATATAGTGCTGTCCTTGGTGCAGAACCTTGAGTTAAGGAGGTTAAGCTCTAGTTATATTAGGGTAGAATTTAAAGATATagttatttttcagtttcactATAAGATAAAACGATAGTTGAAGAGTAAAGTGGATTTCAAACATTGGGGTCACATTTAATTCAGGCACATCTATCGGCAGCACTGCAAAAACTCAGCATGTAGCCATTTAAAATCCCATATTTCAATGTGAAAGTCTTGGACATtacctcatctctctctcctcatgttGGGCAATAAGGTTGCTGTAGAAGTTCTCCAGGGTCACTTTGGCCATAGTGACCCGCTCCTTAGTGTGGTTACTCATGGAAGAGCATGAGCTCTGGCCGGTCATCGCCATGCTTTACCTTCAAATACATGAACACAACAAAGTGAGCTGAATGTCCACCATAAAGTACACAGTCCACCTTTTGTCAGTCCATATTGCTGCCACATAAGCTGAGCaaaagtaaatggtaaatggttttgtatttatatagcgcttttctagtcttgatgaccactcaaacgctttacagtacagttttacattcacccattcacacacacattcatacagtgcagctagggctgcaactaacgattATTTTAATAATCGATTAATCGGTCGATTATTTTTTCGATTAATCGATGAATCggataaaaatagaaacatttgtAATTGCCGcatctttattaaaaaactgaacattactttctgaacataaaaacagaacataaatTCACAGtagaatgaagtgaaaaaataacAGGTTATTGCTTCAACGTCCCTGAGCTATTAAgtcatattaaataataataaaaatggaacacaaaataaaatacaatgtatgatatacatttttatatgtatatataaatacaaaaaaatgaaaaggctACTTTCTTTTATAAAGTGAACAAACTGAGGTTTTCTGttagaacaataaataaattataaaaaataaagaaaaatgcaaactACCAATCTGTCCACACTGTATTTGTTcgaacattaacattaacattcacATTAACGCGGTCTTGCTTGGTGCTctaaccaacacacaaactcactgttCAGTTAACCGTTTTAGGCATGAACTTTGCATTGCAATGCAAAAATGTAAGCATGTCTACATGCTCCTTGCTAAGGCTGGCTCTCTTCTTTGAAGTCATGTTGCCTGCGGCAGAGAACAGCCGCTCTGATGGTGTTGAGGTGCCAGGGATACACAAGTAGgacttggctagcctggccaTTATCGGATATTTGTCCATGTTGTTTTTCCACCACTGCAATGGGTTTTCTTCCTTTGAaagtttcttttcttcaaaGTATCTGAGGACTTCTTCCCGTACTTTTGTGTTGACATCATCATCTCCGCTTGATCCATCCCCTTCTTCACTGCTGGAACCAAGGAGTGAATCAAGTAGTGTGGTAGGAGGTGTTGATGCAGAAGCTGTATCGGAGGAAGTGTCGGGCTGCTGCAaattcctctccatctctccaagCGCCAGTCTTTGCACTTTGTTTTGAACACAAAGGATTTCTTCAGGGGAAAGAAACTTCAGTTTCCTAAACCTTGGGTCAAATGCTGACGCAAGAATCactgtgtttgctgctgtgtcTGAAAAGGTAGTCTCCCTTTTCCATCGCCCCTGGAGCTGATTGGTAGCAGTGACTTGAAAAGCGTGCAATGGGCCCGACTCGTAGGCAGCACTCTCGGTGGACATCAATAGCCCCTTCACAAGTGGAGGTATTGCAGATATTGTAGTGTATTTCTCTGCACTCATGAACACAGTGGCACATTCAAAAGGCTTTAGGGCTTTTAAAAGTTCTTCTAGCAGGATCCACTGTTCTGGTTTCAAATCAAGGTacctttttcctttctgtgtGACAGAGATGTCAGACAGTGTTGCTGTTACAGGCCATCTTTGCTCAATCAGTCGACTGACCATATAAAAGGTGCTGTTCCATCTTGTGCTTACATCTTGAACAAGGCTGTGCTCAGGTGTGGCCATCTGTTGTTTTGCTCGTAGCTTACCGCTGGCTAgctcactttttttaaaatgttccacGAGACATCTTGCAGCCCCAATAGCCTTTTCAATGCTCGGATGCTTTAACGCAGCATTGATCACAAGTTGCAAGGTATGACCAGTGCAACGCACAGAGGACCACccattcttctcctccaggatgCGTGCCGCAGCCACAACATTGGCACCATTATCATGGACTACGGCAATGATGTTGCTAGGAGGGATTTCAAACCTGGCTACAACTTCTTCCAACCATTCGGCGATGTTGGATCCAGTATGTCTGTCCTGCAGTGGCATGGTAGTGAGGCAAATTGACTTCATTTCCCAATCGTCTGTGATATAGTGACAAGTAACACCAAGGTAGGCCTGAATGGCTACACTTGTCCAAACATCAGTGGTGAGAGCAAGTTTGCTGTTGTTGCCGTTGTTCAAAGCAGTCTTCACTGCATTGAATGTCTGCTCATATTTTCTCTCCATAAGCCTAGTGAAATGGGTCCTTGAGGGAAGAGTGTAACCAGGATAGAAGGTGTGAATCATCGTCCTGAAGCCGTCATCTTCAACCATTGACAGAGGCCTCATGTCAGTGACTAGCATGTTAAGGACGCTATCTGTCAAGACAGATGCTTGCTGTGGTGTACATGATGTTCTTCCAATCAGGAAGCCACtcattgttggttgtttttttctgcaatgaCAAAGTTAATATTAGTAAGTATGTAAAACAGCacgatttaaataaaattaatatgCCTCATTGTTTTAGTTATTAATACTGTTATGTTGAGGCCAGTAAGTAACCCAAAGATCAATTACAGacaatacacatttttataataatgatttatttatttatttacactcaTGGAGGTTTAAGTAAAATGTAGTATGTAAGTTTATTATGTAAGTAAGATCGTTTTTAGTAATTTACAGATTAAGCTgtaagtgctttaaaaaaataaaataaagtaacagacacacacacacacaagcagtcggtcactgagaggctgctccacgagaacgctctctgctttcactgtgtctgtctgagcgACTGCGCGAGGCGGAGCTACGGatcggtgcgctatctgggaacacacacacacacacacacacacacacacacacacacacacacacacacacacacacacacacacacacacacacacacacacacacacacacacacacacacacacacacacacacacacacacacacacacacacacacacacacacacacacacacacacacacacacacacacacgagagagTAGATGTTGTATGTTCTTACTTGGAAACGGAATAAATGTGAGCTTTTGTATTGACTTACCCTGCTGTCGAGCCCCCTTCCTCGTCATGGATGACTCcgacatgttttcttttgaggTGTTGCATCATTACCGTGGTGCTTCCGTGCCACGCCATTTTGCTTTTGCAAAGATtgcaacaaacacactttttagTTTTATGCAGTGTGAAGTGCTCCCACACTTTGGATGATTTCGGTCGAACCCCCTCCGCCATCTTTTATGtccaaaaataaaagcagtggtCGCAAAAGGTCGCAAACACTAAAGCGCTTGTAGGCTCGCTGTGGGCGCGCATGAAGCATGTACCTGCCGGCGTCAGTAAACAGTTCTGCGCCTACGAGTGACGTATTAATCGCGCGACTCAACGAATCGATGACTAAAATCGTTGGCAACGCTTTTAGTAATCGATTTTTATCGATTTTATCGATTCGTTGTTGCAGCCCtatattcgcagcactttgttattctatggggggccattcagggttcagcatcttgcccagggtcacttcagcatgcagatgggtcagactggggatcgaactgcccaccttcaggttggaggacgaccactctaccccctcagccacagcactGTACCATTGAGATGAAAGACGCTGGATGAGGTAATGGATTGCTGTTAGAAGCAGCCGAGTAGGCTGCAATGTCTGCTctattaaatgtaataaatacaatGCTGGCTAcccagagaaagaggaaggaaagctATGGGCTCTGCTGCCTGAACAGAGCAATAACATTGTGACATGCAGTTATGAAGAAATAATGACGAAATTGGATTTGTGCAATGCTAGCAGATTCCATATTTGAGGCAGATGCAATTTAAGGGAAACTGAGCTCCTATTTGAGTCTACATTTACACTGTAATCTAATCGCATACTGCAGTCAATACACTCACATGTAGTACATTCTGTACTGTACAGAGTATCCTGATTGGTATAGTGCATACATTTCCAACAGGGTAATGTCTCAAATCAAGCGTTGGTTGTGCATTCACCAGAGTGGACGATCACAACATGCGTTCACAATTTTCAGCTATCTACAAATATTTTCACGCCGCTTCAGACATGTTTTTTGTGAGTTGCCCTCATGGAACTAAAGCTGTAAACTGTGCAAGAAAACATCTGGTGTGGTGCATTATTCAAAAGGTAATAAGGTAGAGCTGTCACAATAACAAATATTGTTGCACGATATTTTTCCCAGAAATTATTgtgataaattatattattgtcaTCATTGTGAAACAGTTTTAAACCACTATTATAATGAGAATATTATAGCATAATCATGCAAGTACATCCTTTCAAAGATAAATGAACTTAATtctggcaaaaaaacaaaccatttaaaTGTTTGGCACACCGGTGCGACCAAAGAAAATGTTAAGTTGCACTTCATAGACTTTTGGTCGCACGTGTCACActcagtggtgtataaagtacttgaaagccatacttgagtaaaagtacagatatcttacctgaaagtgactccggtaaaagtaaaGGTCACCCgtaagaaaatgacttgagtagctcatattaaatctacttaagtatcaaaagtatcaAGTGTTGAAATCTACTTAAggatcaaaagtaaaagtacaagtaccaatcttaaaaatgcaaagtgctttttatggTAGGCCTAtatagacacaaaacaaccaaaaattCTTCTCTTCAGGCTTTATTTctactgactgaaaaattataaaaaaaatatacatataaagtataattttacatttcagtAACAAgaatgatacacaatgcccaTTATGATcacagcaaaaggaaacaagttctagaAACACATAATAGGATAGTTCTCCTCTTTTGTTTACAACCTGCACAGTGTtagtacagagaagaaaacaaaatcacagGACACATTCTAGTTTTGCTGCAGGCTAAATTTCAGACAGAATAATAAAGACTGAACTGAGCTCCTGCATGAGCATCTGGATAATTCTAAATGAATGGGGAATGTGCTCGCGTTGATTAAGTacctgccctttgtacacacatcACTACTacccattggatggtttagtgaggtcctcggatcggacCTGGCGGAGCGCTGAGAGGACGATCAAACCtgactatctagaggaagtaaaactcTTAGCAAAGTTTCTGAATGTGAACCTACGGAGGGATCATTACCGATACAGCCTGCTCGACCCTGGTTGACCAAGGCAACCTGACCAACCTCTGGATCCTAGGGTCTTGCGCTGCCCCCCTGGCGGCAAACACACCGACAgacctgcacatctcccgaTGCAGCGGGCACacgagtgagcgagagagaggtgcgccgtgACTAAAGCCCATGTTGCGTCAACCTCTGCTGCTCAAGTAACAAGCCAGTTTTGAGAATataagaagtagaaagtacagtaATTTGTGTTCAATGTATCGAGTAAACGTAAAAaatcgtcaggaaaataaaaagtcaagtaaagtacagatatgtgaaaaatctacttaagtacagtaataACGTATTTGTTCTTCGTTACTTCCCATCACTGGTCACACTCTGGTGCCCTGCATTGTCTAACCCATAGCAGCCCTCTACAAAATCATTTGTCCTGCTACAGATTCATTAAAAGCTAAACAAATGTGTACACTccccataataaaacaaaagattcTAATGGGATTTGGATTACTTGTGGTGGGAATTGTTGGGTTCCTCTTTAATATTGTCAGGTCAGTAATGTGTATTGTGATTCTTAGCcgtaaaaataaaatttaattgAATAACTATAGTATTTTATGCTGTTGCTTCATTGTAGAACTATGTCTCactggccctgttcagacctggtatcaacATCCATCCTGAAAACTCCCATCAAGTGGTCAGCTCTACGTTTGTCATTTCACACCCGACAGTAAAATGTATCCTGAATGGGTCttctgtgaccacttgtgattggatctaaCTTCCCTGCTCGCAAATAATCACAAATGTCCTGTGTTCACATAGACTTAATTATACTGTTTTTATCCAGTCTGAGTACAAAGGTGTGTCTTATGTCAATTTGTCCGTGTGCATGAGTGAGATAGAAAGGAGGCAGTGAATATAGCTCATACAGCAATACTGTCAAGAAAAGAGTTTATCAATTTAAGGAAAGTGTCTTTATGTGGTGaacagtgttgatattgtggtaAATCGATGTACGGTCACTGCGAAACGATAAAGTTTGTTTGATTAATAG
This genomic window contains:
- the LOC133956728 gene encoding E3 SUMO-protein ligase ZBED1-like: MLVTDMRPLSMVEDDGFRTMIHTFYPGYTLPSRTHFTRLMERKYEQTFNAVKTALNNGNNSKLALTTDVWTSVAIQAYLGVTCHYITDDWEMKSICLTTMPLQDRHTGSNIAEWLEEVVARFEIPPSNIIAVVHDNGANVVAAARILEEKNGWSSVRCTGHTLQLVINAALKHPSIEKAIGAARCLVEHFKKSELASGKLRAKQQMATPEHSLVQDVSTRWNSTFYMVSRLIEQRWPVTATLSDISVTQKGKRYLDLKPEQWILLEELLKALKPFECATVFMSAEKYTTISAIPPLVKGLLMSTESAAYESGPLHAFQVTATNQLQGRWKRETTFSDTAANTVILASAFDPRFRKLKFLSPEEILCVQNKVQRLALGEMERNLQQPDTSSDTASASTPPTTLLDSLLGSSSEEGDGSSGDDDVNTKVREEVLRYFEEKKLSKEENPLQWWKNNMDKYPIMARLAKSYLCIPGTSTPSERLFSAAGNMTSKKRASLSKEHVDMLTFLHCNAKFMPKTVN